A window of Panicum virgatum strain AP13 chromosome 8K, P.virgatum_v5, whole genome shotgun sequence contains these coding sequences:
- the LOC120646007 gene encoding uncharacterized protein LOC120646007, translated as MAATREPPTPYLWSDMAISFSLADQWLDFDHPGKFPLLVSPVVQESRLKKVLIDCGSSINVLFPKTLLELDISFDDLKESDSPFFGIMPGDGEYLLGHISLLVTFGTPENFRTETLRFEVATFNSYNAIIGRPGLAKFMAVPHYSYLVVKMPAPRGVISMRADFKGMADCTRKALQTALKASASAPQRRLVADAAQLLKDDLTIPTHESVPNTVIHAAAPTKEVSLDLPDASKKATISAILSPK; from the coding sequence ATGGCGGCCACTAGGGAGCCCCCGACGCCGTATCTGTGGTCTGACATGGCCATCTCCTTTAGTCTGGCGGACCAGTGGCTCGACTTCGACCACCCGGGCAAGTTTCCGCTGCTCGTGAGCCCCGTGGTCCAAGAGAGTCGGCTCAAAAAGGTGCTTATCGACTGCGGAAGCAGCATCAACGTGCTGTTTCCCAAGACCCTGTTGGAGCTAGATATCTCCTTCGATGATCTCAAGGAGTCGGACAGCCCTTTCTTCGGGATCATGCCAGGCGACGGGGAGTACTTGCTGGGACACATCTCTCTGCTGGTCACCTTTGGCACACCAGAGAATTTCCGCACTGAGACTCTGCGCTTCGAGGTGGCAACCTTCAACAGCTACAACGCCATCATCGGGCGTCCCGGGTTGGCCAAATTCATGGCCGTCCCACACTACTCATACCTGGTCGTGAAGATGCCAGCCCCACGCGGTGTTATCTCCATGAGGGCGGACTTCAAGGGCATGGCGGACTGCACTCGGAAGGCGCTCCAGACGGCCCTCAAAGCAAGTGCCTCGGCACCTCAACGACGGCTCGTGGCAGACGCAGCTCAGCTCTTGAAAGATGACTTGACCATCCCGACTCACGAGTCGGTCCCCAACACGGTGATCCACGCGGCTGCCCCGACTAAAGAAGTCAGTCTCGACCTCCCCGATGCATCCAAGAAGGCCACCATCAGCGCCATTCTTTCTCctaaatag
- the LOC120646008 gene encoding basic proline-rich protein-like, which translates to MPSPQPPAAPDALASTGPATRGRISAGPPPPMPSPPPPAAPNALASASPATRSRISAGPPLPPARPRPARRPGASRGSATPGRRPLGTTAHSAVGRLCLHCPGSRGPDAPAAHGPP; encoded by the coding sequence ATGCCCTCGCCTCAGCCGCCGGCTGCCCCCGACGCCCTCGCCAGCACCGGCCCCGCCACCCGCGGCCGTATCTCCGCCGGCCCGCCACCCCCGATGccctcgcctccaccgccggccgcccccaaCGCCCTCGCCAGCGCTAGCCCCGCCACCCGCAGCCGTATCTCTGCCGGcccgccgctcccgccggcACGGCCGcgtcccgcgcgccgcccgggCGCCAGCCGCGGCTCTGCGACCCCTGGCCGCCGGCCCCTGGGCACCACCGCCCACTCCGCTGTCGGCCGCCTGTGCCTCCACTGCCCAGGATCCCGCGGCCCCGACGCCCCTGCCGCCCACGGGCCGCCCTGA